In Nocardioides sp. InS609-2, a single genomic region encodes these proteins:
- a CDS encoding DNA polymerase ligase N-terminal domain-containing protein, whose amino-acid sequence MTSHRPAFVLHDHRKPSPHFDLRLEEDGVLRSWAVPRGLPPSSKEDRLAVAVADHDLDHLTYEDEHKSVADIGWWEDVGSNERRRLFVLHGREGSVRYALIETGRDWLLHRTKDQPLPG is encoded by the coding sequence ATGACGTCCCACCGCCCGGCCTTCGTGCTGCACGACCATCGCAAGCCGAGCCCGCACTTCGACCTCCGCCTCGAGGAGGACGGCGTGCTGCGCTCGTGGGCGGTCCCGCGCGGCCTGCCGCCCAGCAGCAAGGAGGACCGGCTCGCCGTCGCCGTGGCCGACCACGACCTCGACCACCTGACCTACGAGGACGAGCACAAGTCGGTCGCCGACATCGGCTGGTGGGAGGACGTCGGGAGCAACGAACGCCGGCGGCTCTTCGTGCTCCACGGGCGCGAGGGCTCCGTGCGCTACGCCCTCATCGAGACGGGCAGGGACTGGCTGCTGCATCGCACCAAGGACCAGCCGTTGCCTGGGTAG
- a CDS encoding DUF402 domain-containing protein, whose amino-acid sequence MNISGTRPSGEPPFWAPGTPIMWRYGDPDRPHWGTPMTVVQDNADGLVAWLPAGTPVLKVARADGLDFRGDPSTMFTAEREQVVSTWEEYDVLRIAPTGSAWSVWAFFPAGDATFEGWYVNIEDPHVRDEDTTYSTDHVLDVWVEPDRSHGRKDEDELVLAVEQGRYTPDEAAQIANVADEVEAVIAAWGPPFSDGWDSFRPDVAWPVPHLP is encoded by the coding sequence GTGAACATCTCGGGCACGCGTCCCTCTGGCGAGCCGCCCTTCTGGGCGCCCGGCACCCCGATCATGTGGCGATACGGCGACCCGGACCGACCGCACTGGGGCACCCCGATGACCGTCGTGCAGGACAACGCCGACGGACTGGTCGCCTGGCTCCCGGCCGGGACACCGGTGCTCAAGGTCGCTCGCGCCGACGGTCTCGACTTCCGGGGTGACCCGTCGACGATGTTCACCGCTGAGCGGGAGCAGGTGGTCAGCACCTGGGAGGAGTACGACGTGCTGCGCATAGCGCCGACCGGCAGCGCATGGTCGGTGTGGGCGTTCTTCCCGGCCGGGGACGCGACGTTCGAGGGCTGGTACGTGAACATAGAGGACCCGCACGTCCGCGACGAGGACACGACGTACTCCACGGACCACGTGCTCGATGTCTGGGTCGAGCCCGACCGCAGCCACGGCCGCAAGGACGAGGACGAGCTGGTGCTCGCCGTCGAGCAGGGCCGCTACACCCCCGACGAGGCGGCCCAGATCGCCAACGTCGCCGACGAGGTCGAGGCCGTGATCGCTGCGTGGGGGCCGCCGTTCAGCGACGGGTGGGACAGCTTTCGCCCAGACGTCGCGTGGCCGGTCCCGCACCTGCCCTGA
- a CDS encoding GNAT family N-acetyltransferase, whose product MHRLRPATSHDVDFLIDVVVTATRDQGRLPNDFDEAEWRAGFAEWTIEELASTSVIEVDGERVGRLRVVRREHEIELAGIQLLPAHQGHSLGTRIVEELLAESLDGGRSLALSVEKDNPRALAFYERLGLVRTGETDDEVQLRAQAFKGAGWYAVAPHGSRRQVLHTVEEPLRELGLMADEYTGPFRSDDGALGDDFDEVHRVTGISRELFDDVMAWNDEVTGVGHRPTGALFVRQQNLLRRLGEEVHPGIAVDSPQREPPVVVVLSSLNVDPDQSDRLVLWDEAALESGRAIPLPLISAALTGRITSWVADAWKYDHGTPQNNAALFEWQDEGSALGRELQEALGAGFHVLGR is encoded by the coding sequence ATGCACCGCCTTCGCCCCGCCACCTCCCACGACGTCGACTTCCTCATCGACGTGGTGGTCACCGCAACCCGCGACCAGGGGCGGCTGCCGAACGACTTCGACGAGGCCGAGTGGCGCGCAGGTTTCGCGGAGTGGACCATCGAGGAGCTCGCGAGCACCTCCGTCATCGAGGTCGATGGCGAGCGGGTCGGCCGGCTGCGCGTCGTACGCCGCGAGCACGAGATCGAGCTCGCCGGCATCCAGCTGCTGCCGGCTCACCAGGGGCACAGTCTCGGCACGAGGATCGTCGAGGAGCTGCTGGCCGAGTCTCTGGACGGAGGGCGCTCGCTGGCTCTGTCGGTCGAGAAGGACAACCCTCGCGCTCTTGCGTTCTACGAGCGTCTGGGGCTCGTGCGGACCGGTGAGACCGACGACGAGGTGCAGCTGCGGGCGCAGGCCTTCAAGGGTGCCGGGTGGTACGCCGTCGCACCGCACGGCAGCCGTCGCCAGGTCCTCCATACCGTGGAGGAGCCGCTGCGCGAGCTCGGGCTCATGGCCGATGAGTACACCGGCCCGTTCAGGAGCGACGACGGCGCGCTCGGTGACGACTTCGACGAGGTCCACCGCGTGACCGGCATTTCCCGCGAGCTCTTCGACGACGTGATGGCATGGAACGACGAGGTCACCGGTGTCGGGCATCGACCGACCGGCGCCCTGTTCGTCCGTCAGCAGAACCTCTTGCGCAGGCTCGGCGAGGAGGTCCATCCCGGCATTGCGGTCGACTCCCCACAGAGGGAGCCGCCCGTGGTTGTCGTGCTGAGCAGTCTCAATGTCGACCCGGATCAGTCCGATCGCCTCGTCCTGTGGGACGAGGCCGCCCTGGAGAGCGGCCGAGCGATCCCACTACCACTGATCTCGGCCGCGTTGACCGGCCGAATCACGTCTTGGGTTGCCGACGCATGGAAGTACGACCACGGCACACCCCAGAACAATGCCGCGCTGTTCGAGTGGCAGGACGAGGGCTCAGCACTCGGGCGTGAGCTCCAGGAGGCCCTCGGGGCGGGGTTCCACGTACTGGGCCGCTGA
- a CDS encoding class I SAM-dependent methyltransferase has protein sequence MPDAHFALERLAEVYDPLDPDRSDLDVYAAMLDEYDARSVLDVGCGTGTFACLLARRGIDVVGVDPARASLDVARRKDGADRVTWIHGDATDLPADLLVDLAVMTANVAQVFLTDEAWTQTLGAIHRALKPGGRLVFETRVPARRDWESWTPEHSRTTTDIEGVGRVETWHELLADTPPYVTFLSSIRFESDGELYTSESTLRFREQAEIESSLAAAGFEVEEVRDATDRPGQEWVYVAQARPSLAP, from the coding sequence ATGCCCGACGCACACTTCGCACTGGAGCGGCTCGCCGAGGTGTACGACCCGCTCGATCCCGACCGCAGCGACCTCGACGTCTATGCCGCGATGCTCGATGAGTACGACGCGCGGTCGGTGCTCGACGTCGGATGCGGCACCGGCACGTTCGCCTGCCTGCTGGCCCGGCGGGGGATCGACGTCGTCGGCGTGGATCCTGCGCGGGCCTCACTCGATGTGGCGCGGCGCAAGGACGGTGCCGATCGGGTGACGTGGATCCACGGCGACGCCACCGACCTGCCCGCTGACCTGTTGGTCGACCTCGCGGTGATGACCGCCAACGTGGCCCAGGTCTTCCTCACCGACGAGGCCTGGACGCAGACGCTGGGAGCGATCCACCGTGCGCTGAAACCGGGCGGGCGTCTCGTCTTCGAGACCCGGGTCCCGGCGCGCCGCGACTGGGAGAGCTGGACGCCCGAGCACTCCCGGACGACCACCGACATCGAGGGCGTCGGCCGGGTCGAGACGTGGCACGAGCTGCTGGCCGACACCCCGCCGTACGTCACGTTCCTGAGCTCGATCCGCTTCGAGAGCGATGGCGAGCTGTACACGTCCGAGTCGACGCTGCGCTTCCGCGAGCAGGCCGAGATCGAGAGCTCGCTGGCCGCCGCGGGCTTCGAGGTCGAGGAGGTGCGCGACGCCACAGACCGGCCGGGCCAGGAGTGGGTCTACGTCGCGCAGGCGCGCCCTTCGCTCGCGCCATGA
- a CDS encoding acyl-CoA thioesterase domain-containing protein, translating into MTIEWDEHIAVRPRGDGVYDAELTDGWVVGGGVNGGYLLATIGNAISHELPDKPDPIAVSAYYLSATTPGPAQVQTRVLRTGGSVATVGADLVQGDVARITALATTAVSATCPTMCVRRRRSRSCPRVTSACPTRWRLLRSARH; encoded by the coding sequence ATGACGATCGAGTGGGACGAGCACATCGCGGTGAGGCCGCGCGGCGACGGTGTGTACGACGCCGAGCTGACCGACGGCTGGGTGGTCGGCGGCGGGGTCAACGGCGGCTACCTGCTCGCCACCATCGGCAACGCGATCAGCCACGAGCTGCCCGACAAGCCCGACCCGATCGCCGTCAGCGCCTACTACCTCTCCGCGACCACGCCCGGCCCGGCGCAGGTGCAGACCCGAGTGCTCCGCACTGGCGGATCCGTCGCCACCGTGGGCGCCGACCTGGTGCAGGGCGACGTCGCCCGCATCACAGCGCTTGCGACTACGGCCGTCTCGGCGACCTGCCCGACGATGTGCGTACGACGGCGCAGGAGCCGCAGCTGCCCCCGCGTGACAAGTGCGTGCCCAACACGATGGCGCCTG